The following proteins come from a genomic window of Mariniflexile sp. TRM1-10:
- a CDS encoding cytochrome c3 family protein gives MRKVIHRRLSVNIFRVSLILLLAFTTSLSAQGDPAKGKSLFNANCAACHQLDKKMTGPALRNVEARLADEQGLDKEWIYAWVKNSSGLIKSGDAYANKVYNEFGGAAMTAFPQLSNEDIDNILAYTAEVKPEAPANTTGAAVPAETTSSTGGISNEIILGALAILFILLAAGLYLVNKTLRRFASAQNIELPEETKGTPLWKAFVQNQFLMLVVAIFFLLSSAYFVYGYFMQIGVDQGYQPVQPIHFSHKIHAGDNGIDCKYCHSSARTSKTSGIPSLNVCMNCHKSIYEYNGETTPEHSKEFYDGEIKKLYKAAGWDDAEQKYTGNSQPVKWVRIHNLPDFVYFNHSQHVTVAGLECQTCHGPIQEMEVVSQFAPLTMGWCIECHRTTNVNMKDNAYYEKIHKELAKKYGVKEVTAAQMGGLECGKCHY, from the coding sequence ATGAGAAAGGTGATTCACCGTAGATTAAGCGTAAACATTTTTCGTGTTAGCTTAATTTTATTATTAGCGTTTACAACCTCGCTTTCTGCTCAAGGAGATCCAGCAAAAGGGAAATCATTATTTAATGCCAATTGTGCAGCATGTCATCAACTTGATAAGAAAATGACAGGGCCTGCTTTACGTAATGTAGAAGCGCGTTTAGCTGATGAGCAAGGTTTAGATAAAGAATGGATTTATGCGTGGGTAAAAAATAGTTCAGGTCTTATCAAGTCTGGAGACGCTTACGCAAACAAAGTGTATAACGAGTTTGGAGGTGCTGCAATGACAGCGTTTCCACAATTATCAAATGAAGATATTGATAATATTCTTGCGTATACTGCCGAGGTGAAACCCGAAGCGCCTGCTAATACTACAGGAGCTGCTGTACCTGCCGAAACTACTTCTTCAACAGGAGGTATTTCAAACGAAATTATATTAGGTGCTTTAGCAATCCTATTCATATTATTAGCTGCTGGGCTCTATTTAGTAAACAAAACATTGCGTCGTTTTGCTTCGGCTCAGAATATTGAATTGCCAGAAGAAACAAAAGGGACACCACTTTGGAAAGCATTTGTTCAAAACCAATTTTTAATGTTGGTTGTAGCTATATTCTTTTTATTGTCTAGTGCTTATTTTGTGTACGGGTATTTCATGCAAATAGGTGTAGACCAAGGCTATCAACCCGTACAGCCTATTCACTTTTCGCATAAAATTCATGCGGGAGATAATGGTATCGATTGTAAATACTGTCACTCTTCTGCAAGAACAAGTAAAACTTCAGGCATTCCATCTTTAAATGTTTGTATGAACTGTCATAAATCAATTTATGAGTACAATGGGGAAACAACTCCAGAGCATTCTAAGGAATTCTATGATGGTGAGATTAAAAAGCTATACAAAGCAGCAGGTTGGGATGATGCTGAACAAAAATATACTGGGAATTCACAACCTGTGAAATGGGTTCGTATTCATAACTTACCGGATTTTGTTTACTTTAACCACTCGCAACACGTTACGGTTGCTGGTTTAGAGTGTCAAACCTGTCACGGTCCTATCCAAGAAATGGAAGTTGTTAGTCAATTTGCTCCGTTAACTATGGGATGGTGTATAGAATGTCACAGAACTACCAATGTTAATATGAAAGACAATGCTTATTATGAAAAAATTCATAAGGAATTGGCTAAGAAATATGGAGTCAAAGAAGTTACTGCGGCTCAAATGGGTGGTTTAGAATGTGGTAAATGCCACTATTAA
- a CDS encoding TAT-variant-translocated molybdopterin oxidoreductase yields MSSNKKYWKSVEELNENSSIVETLKQNEFVEQIPTDEFLGDKDTLEATSTTRRDFLKYVGFSTAAASLAACEGPVVKSIPYVVQPEEIIPGVANYYATTIADGFDFASVLVKTREGRPIKIENNALAVTNGSANARVNASVLGLYDSLRVQGPKKGDTSISWSTFDKETNQKLTDLKAAGKEIVLLTQTFASPSTSKLISEFKEKYGNVRHVVYDAVSESAALDAYQAKYGERGLANYDFSKVMTVVSVGADFLGDWQGGGFDAGYSKNRIPQNGKMSRHIQFESNMSLTGANADKRVPLTPSEQKIALAKLYSYVVGGSVSGSLPAHIEDAVKKAASQLKKAGSEGVVVTGIQDVNAQTVALEINAFLASKAFDPKTPIKTRQGSDQAVLGLVADMKAGKVGAIIMSGVNPIYTLPNASDFAEGLKKTELSIAFSLKVDETSSETHYLAAAPHYLESWGDVELKKGHYALTQPAIRPLFNTRQFQEALLKWTGNDVSYHDYIKEAWGTTILGGSSFNQALHDGVYVGTIATETENTSDAETSAETPSGNAASALAASAKKSGLELTLYTKVGMGDGQQANNPWLQEFPDPITRTSWDNYLTISKADADALGLMNKHVANGALNGSYAKVTVNGTTITAPVMIQPGQAKGSVGLALGYGKTKGLKEEMQTGVNAYALYKNFNTVQNVTIEATAGEHEFASVQLHNTLMGRGDIIKETSLEIFNTKDKKHWNAVPVVSLNHKETPVTSPDVDLWDEFDRSVGHHFNLSIDLNACTGCGACVIACHAENNVPVVGKTEVRRSRDMHWLRIDRYYSSEESFAGDNEKKEHISGLGSSLSEFGEMEHASVNPQVAFQPVMCQHCNHAPCETVCPVAATSHGRQGQNHMAYNRCVGTRYCANNCPYKVRRFNWFLYNGNDEFDYHMNDDLGRMVLNPDVVVRSRGVMEKCSMCIQKTQKTILDAKRDGREIKDGEFQTACSAACSSGAMVFGDINDKESQVAKLKEDNRMYHLLEHVGVKPNVMYQTKVRNTTEA; encoded by the coding sequence ATGTCATCAAACAAGAAATACTGGAAAAGTGTTGAAGAACTAAACGAGAATAGTTCTATTGTTGAGACGCTAAAACAAAACGAGTTTGTAGAACAAATTCCAACTGATGAATTTTTAGGTGATAAAGATACATTGGAAGCAACCTCTACAACACGTCGCGATTTCTTAAAATATGTAGGTTTTAGTACAGCTGCAGCATCTTTAGCGGCTTGCGAAGGCCCTGTTGTTAAATCTATTCCTTACGTAGTTCAACCAGAAGAAATTATTCCTGGTGTAGCTAACTATTACGCAACAACCATTGCAGATGGATTTGATTTTGCTAGTGTTTTAGTAAAAACGCGTGAAGGTCGTCCCATTAAAATTGAAAACAACGCTTTGGCAGTTACCAATGGTAGTGCAAATGCTAGAGTAAATGCTTCGGTTTTAGGCTTGTACGATAGTTTAAGAGTTCAAGGTCCTAAAAAAGGAGATACTTCTATTTCTTGGAGTACGTTTGATAAAGAAACCAATCAAAAATTAACCGATTTAAAAGCAGCTGGTAAAGAAATTGTGTTATTAACACAAACTTTTGCGAGCCCTTCTACAAGTAAGTTAATTTCAGAATTTAAGGAAAAATACGGTAACGTTCGTCATGTAGTGTACGATGCTGTGTCAGAATCGGCTGCATTAGATGCTTACCAAGCAAAATATGGAGAGCGCGGTTTAGCTAATTACGATTTCTCTAAAGTGATGACCGTTGTTTCTGTTGGTGCCGATTTCTTAGGCGATTGGCAAGGTGGCGGTTTTGATGCGGGATATTCAAAAAACAGAATTCCTCAAAACGGTAAGATGTCGCGTCATATTCAGTTTGAGTCTAATATGTCTTTAACTGGAGCGAATGCCGACAAACGTGTGCCATTAACACCAAGTGAACAAAAAATAGCTTTAGCTAAATTATATAGTTATGTCGTTGGTGGTTCAGTTTCAGGAAGTTTACCAGCACATATAGAAGATGCCGTTAAAAAAGCAGCATCTCAATTAAAGAAAGCAGGTAGCGAAGGCGTTGTAGTTACAGGAATTCAAGATGTCAATGCACAAACTGTTGCTTTAGAAATAAATGCATTTTTGGCGAGTAAAGCATTCGACCCAAAAACACCTATAAAAACAAGACAAGGTAGTGACCAAGCCGTTTTAGGTTTAGTTGCCGATATGAAGGCAGGCAAGGTTGGCGCCATCATCATGAGTGGTGTTAATCCAATCTACACATTACCAAATGCTTCAGATTTTGCTGAAGGATTAAAGAAAACAGAGTTATCAATTGCGTTTTCTCTTAAAGTTGATGAAACGTCTTCAGAAACACATTACTTAGCAGCAGCTCCTCACTATTTAGAATCTTGGGGTGATGTTGAGTTGAAGAAAGGACATTATGCCTTAACGCAACCAGCTATTCGTCCGTTATTCAATACCAGACAATTTCAAGAGGCTTTATTAAAATGGACAGGAAACGATGTTTCTTACCACGATTATATTAAAGAAGCTTGGGGAACAACCATATTAGGAGGTAGCTCATTCAATCAAGCACTGCACGATGGTGTTTATGTTGGAACCATCGCTACTGAAACTGAAAATACTTCGGACGCTGAAACTTCAGCAGAAACACCTTCAGGAAATGCTGCTAGTGCATTAGCTGCTTCAGCAAAAAAATCAGGTTTAGAATTAACATTATATACCAAAGTAGGTATGGGCGATGGGCAACAAGCCAATAACCCATGGTTGCAAGAGTTTCCAGATCCTATTACCAGAACGTCTTGGGATAACTATTTAACCATTTCAAAAGCCGATGCTGATGCATTAGGTTTAATGAACAAGCATGTTGCAAACGGTGCTTTAAATGGTAGTTATGCTAAAGTAACTGTAAACGGAACAACCATAACTGCTCCAGTTATGATTCAACCAGGACAAGCTAAAGGTTCTGTTGGATTAGCACTTGGTTACGGAAAAACAAAAGGTTTAAAAGAAGAAATGCAAACAGGTGTTAATGCCTATGCATTATATAAAAACTTTAATACGGTACAAAACGTTACTATTGAAGCTACAGCAGGTGAGCATGAATTTGCATCAGTGCAGTTACACAATACCTTAATGGGTCGTGGCGATATTATTAAAGAAACGTCTTTGGAAATCTTCAATACCAAAGATAAAAAACACTGGAATGCGGTTCCTGTAGTCTCTTTAAATCATAAAGAAACTCCTGTTACGTCACCAGATGTAGATTTATGGGATGAATTCGATCGTTCTGTTGGGCATCATTTCAACTTATCAATCGATTTAAATGCGTGTACAGGATGTGGCGCATGCGTTATTGCGTGTCACGCTGAAAATAACGTGCCAGTAGTTGGAAAAACAGAAGTACGTCGTAGTCGTGATATGCACTGGTTACGTATTGATAGATATTATTCATCTGAAGAATCATTTGCAGGTGATAATGAGAAAAAAGAACATATTTCTGGCTTAGGAAGTTCGTTAAGTGAATTTGGTGAAATGGAGCATGCTTCTGTAAATCCACAAGTTGCTTTCCAACCAGTAATGTGTCAACATTGCAACCATGCACCTTGTGAAACGGTTTGTCCTGTGGCAGCAACTTCACATGGTCGTCAAGGTCAAAACCATATGGCTTACAACCGTTGTGTGGGTACTAGATACTGTGCAAATAACTGTCCTTATAAAGTACGTCGTTTCAACTGGTTCTTATACAATGGCAATGATGAGTTTGATTATCATATGAACGATGATTTAGGTCGTATGGTATTAAATCCAGATGTCGTTGTACGTTCTCGTGGTGTTATGGAAAAATGTTCTATGTGTATTCAAAAAACACAAAAAACCATTTTGGATGCAAAACGTGATGGACGTGAAATTAAAGATGGTGAATTCCAAACAGCATGTTCTGCAGCTTGTAGCAGTGGCGCCATGGTTTTTGGAGACATTAACGATAAAGAAAGTCAAGTTGCAAAACTTAAAGAAGATAACCGTATGTACCACTTGTTAGAGCACGTAGGCGTAAAACCAAACGTGATGTATCAAACAAAAGTGAGAAATACAACTGAAGCATAA